One genomic segment of Danio aesculapii chromosome 15, fDanAes4.1, whole genome shotgun sequence includes these proteins:
- the LOC130242050 gene encoding NACHT, LRR and PYD domains-containing protein 3-like produces the protein MSSVHQERSEPEPSCVSMRSDQSMDPPKHFKNGDNRNELSSSGQERSEFSCVSVMSDSPQVNTFRSNLLKKFECLYEGTVAQGNPTLLNEIYTELYITESESGEISHEHEVRQIETQSRRSTTEDTAIKCRDIFTPLPGQNKAIRTVLTKGVAGIGKTVSVQKFILDWAEEKENQDVQLIFPLPFREINLMKDKTLSLSDLLQLFFPQTKEMEISSDKYKVLFIFDGLDECRLSLDFRSAVRLFDVSESASVDVLLTNLIVGNLLPSALIWITSRPAAADLVPSECVHRVTEVRGFNNPQKEEYFSKRISDQSLANTIISHLKSSRSLYIMCHIPVFCWISATVLEKMLSEAETAEIPKTLTQMYTHFLILQTNIKHQKDYEEKVTDEDMILKLGKVAFQQLMKGNLIFYEEDLRECGIDEAEASVYSGLCTQIFREEFGLYQGKVFSFVHLSIQEHLAALYVHLSWLNNNRNEFKQINKQSLWSKVKDHLYLNSSQPVSLSELHQRAVNEALRSKNGHLDLFLRFLLGLSVKSHQILLQGLIKLNSRSIQNNKTVECIKKKIRTIDSPEKSINLFHCLNELGDHSLEEEIQQYLKSGRINEAKLSSSQWSAVAFVFLTSEKKLKKFDINKFVAGNNKTEKQLIFKKMLPVIRDCRSVQLRDCGLTDEGCAALASALRSNPEHLRDLNLSENNLGDSVTLLSAVLEDPHCKLEKLGLRDCGLTGEGCAALTSALRSNPEHLRDLNLSRNKLGDSVTLLSAVLEDPHCKLEKLWLSYCGLTDEGCAALASALRSNPEHLRELNLSFNKLGDSVTLLSAVLEDARCKLEKLGLINCGLTDEGCAALASALRSNPEHLRELNLSWNKLGDSVTLLSAVLEDPHCKLKTLWLRDCGLTDEGCAALASALRSNPEHLRDLSLSENNLSKSTVMLLSDLKHDPYNKLETLHIDSRCSESADGE, from the exons ATGAG TTCAGTTCATCAGGAGAGATCAGAGCCAGAGCCAAGCTGTGTGTCTATGAGGAGTGACCAGTCTATGGATCCTCCAAAACATTTTAAGAATGGAGATAACCGAAATGAACTCAG ttCATCTGGTCAGGAGAGATCAGAgttcagctgtgtgtctgtgATGAGTGACAG CCCTCAAGTCAACACATTTAGATCAAATCTGCTGAAGAAGTTTGAGTGTCTGTATGAGGGAACAGTGGCACAGGGAAACCCAACACTCCTGAATGAGATCTACACAGAGCTCTACATCACAGAGAGTGAGAGTGGAGAGATCAGTCATGAGCATGAGGTGAGACAGATTGAGACACAATCCAGGAGATCAACAACAGAGGACACAGCGATCAAATGCAGAGACATCTTTACACCTTTACCTGGACAAAACAAAGCCATCAGAACTGTGCTGACGAAGGGAGTCGCTGGCATTGGAAAAACagtctctgtgcagaagttcatcCTGGACTGGGCTGAAGAGAAGGAGAATCAGGACGTCCAGCTCATATTTCCACTTCCTTTCAGAGAGATTAATCTGATGAAGGACAAAACACTCAGTCTGTCAGATCTTCTTCAGCTCTTTTTCCCTCAAACTAAAGAAATGGAAATATCCAGTGACAAATATAAAGTGCtgttcatctttgatggtctggaCGAGTGTCGTCTGTCTCTGGATTTTCGGAGCGCTGTGAGGTTATTTGACGTCAGTGAATCCGCCTCAGTGGACGTGCTGCTGACGAACCTGATTGTGGGGAAtctgcttccctctgctctcatctggatcacctccagaccagcagcagcagATCTCGTCCCCTCTGAGTGTGTCCATCGAGTGACAGAGGTACGAGGCTTCAATAACCCTCAGAAGGAGGAATACTTCAGCAAGAGAATCAGTGATCAGAGTCTGGCCAATACAATCATCTCACACCTGAAGTCCTCCAGGAGCCTCTACATCATGTGCCACATCCCAGTGTTCTGCTGGATCTCAGCCACTGTTCTGGAGAAGATGTTGAGTGAAGCAGAGACTGCAGAGATCCCCAAGACTCTCActcagatgtacacacacttccTGATCCTGCAGACCAACATCAAACATCAGAAGGACTATGAGGAGAAGGTGACGGATGAAGACATGATCCTCAAACTGGGGAAAGTGGCTTTTCAGCAGCTCATGAAAGGCAATCTAATCTTCTATGAGGAAGACCTGAGAGAGTGTGGCATTGATGAGGCAGAAGCTTCAGTTTACTCAGGATTGTGCACTCAGATCTTCAGAGAGGAGTTTGGCTTGTATCAGGGGAAAGTCTTCAGCTTTGTTCATCTGAGCATTCAGGAACATCTAGCAGCTCTATATGTGCACCTCTCCTGgttaaacaacaacagaaatgaGTTTAAGCAAATCAACAAACAGAGTTTGTGGTCTAAAGTTAAAGACCATTTGTACTTGAATTCATCACAACCTGTTTCATTATCTGAGCTGCATCAGCGAGCTGTAAATGAGGCTCTACGGAGTAAAAATGGACATCTGGATCTTTTCCTGCGCTTTCTTCTGGGTCTGTCAGTGAAGTCTCATCAGATTCTCCTTCAAGGACTAATAAAACTGAACAGCAGGTCAATCCAGAATAATAAAACAGTCGAGTGCATCAAGAAGAAGATCAGGACCATCGACTCTCCAGAGAAATCCATCAATCTGTTtcactgtctgaatgaactgggTGATCATTCACTAGAGGAGGAAATACAGCAGTATCTGAAATCTGGAAGAATAAATGAAGCCAAACTCTCTTCATCTCAGTGGTCAGCTGTAGCTTTTGTGTTTTTGACATCAGAGAAGAAGCTGAAGAAGTTTGATATTAATAAATTTGTTGCTGGaaacaataaaactgaaaaacaGCTCATTTTTAAGAAGATGCTGCCTGTGATTAGAGACTGCAGATCAGTTCA GTTGAGAGATTGTGGTCTCACAGATGAAGGTTGTGCTGCTttggcttcagctctgagatcaaaccctGAACACCTGAGAGATCTGAATCTGTCTGAGAATAATCTAGGAGATTCAGTGACTCTTCTCTCTGCTGTACTGGAGGATcctcactgtaaactggagaaacTGGG GCTGAGGGATTGTGGTCTCACAGGTGAAGGTTGTGCTGCTTTGacttcagctctgagatcaaaccctGAACACCTGAGAGATCTGAATCTGTCTAGGAATAAACTAGGAGATTCAGTGACTCTTCTCTCTGCTGTACTGGAGGATcctcactgtaaactggagaaacTATG GTTGAGTTATTGTGGTCTCACAGATGAAGGATGTGCTGCTttggcttcagctctgagatcaaaccctGAACACCTGAGAGAACTGAATCTGTCATTTAATAAACTAGGAGATTCAGTGACTCTTCTCTCTGCTGTACTGGAGGATGCTCGCTGTAAACTGGAGAAACTGGG GTTGATTAATTGTGGTCTCACAGATGAAGGTTGTGCTGCTttggcttcagctctgagatcaaaccctGAACACCTGAGAGAACTGAATCTGTCATGGAATAAACTTGGAGATTCAGTGACTCTTCTCTCTGCTGTACTGGAGGATCCTCACTGTAAACTGAAGACACTGTG GTTGAGAGATTGTGGTCTCACAGATGAAGGTTGTGCTGCTttggcttcagctctgagatcaaaccctGAACACCTGAGAGATCTGAGTCTGTCTGAGAATAATCTATCAAAATCTACAGTGATGCTGCTCTCTGATCTGAAGCACGACCCATATAATAAACTGGAAACATTACACATT GATTCCCGGTGCTCAGAATCTGCTGATGGTGAATAA